A stretch of DNA from Ctenopharyngodon idella isolate HZGC_01 chromosome 6, HZGC01, whole genome shotgun sequence:
CAAAAATTCCaaacctttacagaacattagggACGTTCCTAAAACATCCTCTTTTGGTAaagaaagtgctgcagttcaagcttccttatatgactttagggggacgttccattttggttattttatggtcacacGAGaatgttacaaagaggacatttagGACATTAACAGAATGTTCCCACATggtcctctgttggtcatttaaaggattagcttTATGTCttatgctgtatgtcctacggcttccctattctacttacggaaaaaatttaactggtgctgcgttcgttccgtaagttgaaaagggaaggcgtaggacatacagtgtaagcttttagaagaatacgaaagtacagttttggcggaagcacttggaaggcgatcatttgtttatataaagcatatacatttacatttttttttaaaatgactgatcgttttgctagataagacccttattcctcgtctggtatcgttttaagccctttgaagctgcactgaaactataattttgaccttcaaccgtttggaggccattgaagtccattataaggagaataatcctggaatgttttcatcaaaaaccttaatttcttttcgactgaagaaagaaagacatgaacatcttggatgacatgggggtgagtaaattatcaggaaaattttatatgaaagtgaactaatcctttaataacatTCCTGATATGACTTTAGGGGAACGTtctgttttggttattttatggtcacgcgagaacgttacaaagaggacatttgggaagttaacagaatgtcctatagtaatagtcccctaaacattcccagaatgtCCTGAATGTTTCCTGAAAGTCtaccaaataacgtcccccaacccttaaaagaactgCACATTgtgaccgtctctgaacgttctgggaacgttaccaGGTTACCAggttagatgttgatgttttatagaaaataaaggACAGAGTAAGTTCAACTCCTGATCATCCTGAGAAGGAGGAAGTGCAGAGAGAATGACAACCTGTGCCCGGAATGGAGTGGAGAGAACCTTAGGGACGTATCTGTGTCTTGGTTTCAGGACGACTTTGGAGTCATTAGGCCCGAACTCAAGACAAGAGGGGTTCACAGAGAGCGCCtgtaaatctcccacttaaccgATGCTAAGGCCAATAGCAGGGTGGTTTTTAACGACAGGGGGTGTAAGTCGGCAGTCTGAAGCGGCTCAAAAGGGGGGCCTTTGAGACCTCTAAGAACCGTGGAAAGGTCCCAGGTAGGGATTGTAAAAGGGAGAGGAGGGTTCAGCCTCCTGGACCCCTTCAGGAAACAAACAACGAGATCATTCTTACCTACAGACTGCCCTGCTATAGGAACATAAGAGGCTGCTTTAGCTGCGACATAGACCTTAGGGTAGAGGGAGTATGGCCTCTATCCATTAAGTCTTGGAGGAAGGACAATATCTGAGATATGTCACAAGTGAAAGGGTCTTCACCCCCGGGCTGCGCACCAGACAGTGAAGACTGACCACTTAAGGGTGTAGAGACGTCTCGTGAATGGAGCTCTAGCCTGTGAGATGGTATTCAGGATGCTCTCGGGGAGGCTTGCAGGCTCCCATCGAGAGGCCACACATGTAGAGCCCACAGCTTGGGTCTGGGATGCCATATTGTTCTGTTCGCTTGAGAGAGGAGGCCCGTCTCAAGGGAATCAGCCACGGCTCATGACAGCTGAGACAGGTCTGAGACCCATGGCTTGTTCTTCCACAGAGGGGCCACTAGGAGGACCATGTGAGCACCCTCCCTGACTCATCTGATGACCTGGGGGATCAGAGCGATCGGGACAAAAGCGTAGAGGAGAAGACTAGGCCAATCGTGGGCCAGAGCATCTCTGTTCTTTGAGAAATAGGTTGGGCAATGATAGTTTTCTTCGGAGGTgaagaggtcgacctctgcccTCCCGAAGATGTCCCAAATTTTCCTCACAGGCTCCTGGGAGGAAACAAACGGGAGGGCGCGAGGGGCGGAGTCGTTCTCTGAAAAGAAAGCAGAGAAGCCAGACTCATGCTCTCGCAATGAAACAGGTCATTTCAGTGAGCGCGGCTTCTGTGTGGGTTTTTCCCAGACATCGCACACACTCACTGTGCCCGTCATCCGTGTGCAGAGGTGCTCTGCACGAGCCACAGCCGTGGCGCGACATTTGCAACAACGTTGCAGAAATTTGCTCTTTAGAAAATAAGCTCTTTTAGAATTTGCCCCGCAAAGCGCTGAGGTGGGTGTGCTCAACACTGCAGGCGGCTCGTGAGCAAAGCGTTGACCAGGCTGCTTGAGAGCGGCATGGAGAACAGAGCTGCTAGAGAGCGGCGAACTGATCTGGCTGCTGAGAAGTGGCGTGCTGATCAGAGCTGCTTGAGAGTGGTCAGTCTTCACTGAAGCTACGAGTTGTTAAAGCGGCGAGCTGCTCAAGAGCGGCGAGCTGCTAGAGAGCGGAGAGTGGCAAGCAGAAGAGTGGTGAGCTGATCTGGCTGCTGTAGAGCGGCGAGCTGATCAGCGGCGAAATCCAGCTGCTTGCAGGTGAAGGTGGCTTCAAGCTTTGAGATCCAGCGAAGAGAAGTGATCTGCGTCGCTGAAGGAGAATGAATCAGTCTGTCTAGGTGAGACGCCCGCTTATACAGCCTGATACCCGACCCTTTTGGCGGGCTCGCTCACCATAGGCTCGCGTGGCTCTGCCAcgccgtcattggttcgttTTATTCAACTCCACGAACCAATGGCTGTGcagtttcactgcgtgattaaaaaaaaaggcttcAGAAATCAGAGAAAATGAGTTTTCCCCAATGCATCTTAGCCTAACGGTTTAATGACGCAGTACGAGTGTAGTATCGAAAgagaactccacatcgtgactGTCACTGAATGTACTGGGAACATTAGGCAACATCCTTAACACCAGTggggacgttctgagaatgttctgggaatgtaAAATTTCTAGCGGGGATTACATCATAACATCAAAAGAGTATTGCATTTATTAGCCTATTCAATTGTTTACAAAATTTTAATCCATTTATTGCAGGAATGTCATTTTGCACAATGCGtcaacacacttttttttttttttttaataaactagccTATATAGggctatatagcctatatatagaCTAATCATAAGGATCTAACCATATTTGCCAGATAATTGCAACAATTTTCATGACTTTTCTAGCCCTTTATATGCTTGCTGTATAAGgatttttataaatactttttttttaatagactggactcaaatgtcattattttactcacccttatgtcgttcaaAATCTGTAACCTATagttttcttctgtggaacacaaaatatttgcGCTGCTCATTTCCAAAGCCTACAAGTAAGCCATAATAACGGGTGTCGGATCCGATAGCTTCACGGTCATCGATCCGGCGCGCTGCGCGTTTGTTGTTTAGAGTGATCCGAGTTCAAAACCTCGTGGTCcactttctctgtctctctctaccACTTCGCTTACTGTCATTCTCCACTACTTTCTATCAAGACGTAACCCCACAAAATAGATAACAGTAGACTTACAAATGACTTGTGCCTTATATTCCAAGTTTTCTTAAGTCATATTAGGCTACTGCTTGATTTGAAAAGCAGACCGGCAATTAATAATTCCTTATTTACTTACAATCACCATCGTGCGGGTCTAAACTTGGTGTGAAGAGAAGACTTCTCACCGCTGGTCAAGGAGTGTCtatatatagttataaataACTAAGACGACCGCGTAACAGATCGCAGCCTgctttttaaacacattttaatcgTATAAAAATGCTAGTTTTTAATATTGCAAATGATAGAGAGAGtgcattattaaaacattaccGGGGTGGGGGTTCGGTGTCGGGGGTACGCACGACCACCCAACCCAAGCCCCATCCTAGCGCCGCCACTGGCCACAGCTGTGTCAGctgcaaatattttatatttaaataaaacacacacaaatggtgacattttgttattttaatatgctatTGTGTTACTTTCATATCACTATTGGACTACACCAGACAAcgattacatttaaatttacattttatccttgaaataaatacagctttgaTTATACTCACTTTGTACTGTCAATtaatatcaatatcaatataTGCCCTAATTTATGACCCTAAAAAGGTGAAAAAACAACATCTAAGGCTTCATGAGGTAATTAGTCCACAAGTGATTATGTCTGCTCTTATTCAAATCCCACATTGCAACACCCTCCCCACCTTGTGCTCCTGGATTTATCCCTTATAAGGAATCTTAGAGGCATATATAACCACTCCTGATGCATCTTTGCAAATAAAGAGCAGATGAAGAGCAGTCACTCAGCTGTACCACAGCAGCAGATTACATCCCTCTGGATCACTAGTGGGCAAAGATGAACGGCACTGAGGGAAACAACTTCTACATCCCCATGTCCAACAGGACAGGGCTAGTGAGGAGTCCTTTCGAGTATCCGCAGTATTATCTAGCTGAGCCGTGGCAGTTTAAAATCCTTGCTGTATACATGTTCTTCCTCATCTGCTTGGGTCTACCCATCAATGGCCTCACATTGGTGGTTACAGCTCAACACAAAAAGCTTAGGCAACCTCTCAACTTCATTTTGGTCAACCTGGCTGTAGCTGGTACCATCATGGTTTGTTTTGGATTCACAGTCACTTTCTACACAGCAATTCACGGCTACTTTGCTCTGGGTCCAATTGGCTGTGCGATTGAGGGCTTCATGGCCACACTTGGAGGTAAGagaagttttaatgtttttttgtttgactTTGAATGCTCTGAGGAATTACTTTGGGGAATGTTAAAAGTAGAGTATGTTTGGCTGTAATTGTAGGGTGTTAATGAATTGTATATTTTACTTGCCACACACAGGTGAAGTTGCCCTTTGGTCACTTGTGGTGCTGGCCATCGAGAGATACATTGTGGTTTGTAAGCCAATGGGTAGTTTTAAATTCTCATCCACCCACGCAATGGCAGGAATCGCATTTACATGGATAATGGCCATGGCATGTGCGGCTCCCCCTCTGGTTGGCTGGTCCAGGTTGGTTTAATTACACATGCAATTATTTTGCTCTCCAGTGCAGTGATTATAACA
This window harbors:
- the LOC127514106 gene encoding green-sensitive opsin-2; this translates as MNGTEGNNFYIPMSNRTGLVRSPFEYPQYYLAEPWQFKILAVYMFFLICLGLPINGLTLVVTAQHKKLRQPLNFILVNLAVAGTIMVCFGFTVTFYTAIHGYFALGPIGCAIEGFMATLGGEVALWSLVVLAIERYIVVCKPMGSFKFSSTHAMAGIAFTWIMAMACAAPPLVGWSRYIPEGMQCSCGPDYYTLNPEYNNESYVIYMFSCHFILPVTVIFFTYGRLVCTVKAAAAQQQDSASTQKAEREVTKMVILMVLGFLVAWTPYASVAAWIFFNKGAAFSAQSMAVPAFFSKTSALYNPVIYVLLNKQFRSCMLTTIFCGKNPLGDDESSTVSTSKTEVSSVSPA